Proteins from a single region of Bacteroidia bacterium:
- a CDS encoding T9SS type A sorting domain-containing protein, producing the protein MKKIIFIIILLLFTSHLYTNAQTYLITNGTVTTCSGSFFDTGGPSGNYGNNQYFTFTICATAGQCVQVSFTSFNIESGFDFLYIYNGPSTASPLIGTYTGTASPGTVTSTTGCLTFVFTSDYIITGPGWSATITCVPCGSGGPVTAGDCAQAVTVCTNLSFAIDPNGFGSINEICSPGTCAANPNTNPASSNYGCLLAGELNSTWLLITITSPGTLEFSFGDNTTPYPQSGCYDWIMWPYSPTACAQILAGTLAPIRCNWNSPCSGGTGIAAPANIPPGGYSTNFEPVLTVTTGQQFVICFSNYSGVYTNVPLRFFGTAGIACVLPIEFLNATAIQKGKEAKIIWKTPYTTQHTRSYLVEKQTTGNVWKTISNVLFVNGQTTYEVTDKSIDIGKNIYRITQIHKDGTHGYSEIVELTVEQLPTYFIYPNPVKEVLNLQLNPSQSYEIAIVNAAGQVVYQNSNLTQLSDLQIDTSHLPSGNYWIRINNEITSFIKQ; encoded by the coding sequence ATGAAGAAAATAATATTCATTATTATCTTGCTGTTATTTACAAGCCATTTGTACACTAATGCCCAAACCTATCTAATTACAAATGGTACAGTAACAACCTGTTCAGGTTCATTTTTTGATACAGGTGGACCTTCAGGAAACTATGGCAACAATCAGTACTTCACGTTTACCATTTGTGCCACAGCAGGGCAATGCGTACAAGTAAGTTTTACTTCATTTAACATAGAAAGTGGTTTTGATTTCTTGTATATCTACAATGGTCCAAGTACAGCATCGCCCTTAATTGGAACTTATACAGGTACAGCAAGCCCAGGTACTGTAACTTCAACTACGGGATGTTTAACATTTGTATTTACCTCTGACTACATCATTACTGGACCTGGTTGGTCTGCTACTATAACCTGTGTCCCTTGTGGAAGTGGAGGTCCTGTTACCGCGGGAGATTGTGCACAAGCGGTAACCGTTTGCACAAATCTTAGTTTCGCCATAGATCCTAACGGTTTTGGCTCTATCAATGAAATATGTAGCCCTGGAACATGTGCTGCTAACCCCAATACTAACCCTGCTAGCAGTAATTATGGATGTTTACTAGCAGGTGAGTTAAACAGCACATGGCTTTTAATCACTATTACTTCACCAGGCACATTAGAGTTCAGTTTTGGTGATAATACTACACCTTATCCTCAGTCGGGATGTTATGATTGGATTATGTGGCCTTACTCGCCTACTGCATGTGCGCAAATTTTAGCAGGTACCTTGGCACCTATACGATGCAATTGGAATTCCCCCTGCTCAGGAGGTACAGGTATTGCAGCCCCTGCAAACATTCCCCCTGGAGGGTATTCAACCAATTTTGAACCTGTTTTAACCGTAACTACAGGGCAACAGTTCGTAATTTGTTTTTCTAACTATAGCGGAGTATACACTAATGTACCATTGAGATTTTTCGGTACCGCAGGTATTGCGTGTGTATTGCCTATTGAATTCCTTAATGCTACTGCCATTCAAAAAGGTAAAGAAGCAAAAATTATTTGGAAAACACCTTATACTACCCAGCATACGCGAAGCTATTTAGTAGAAAAGCAAACCACGGGTAATGTATGGAAAACTATCTCTAACGTTTTATTTGTAAATGGTCAAACAACGTACGAGGTTACTGACAAAAGCATTGACATAGGAAAAAATATTTATAGAATTACTCAAATTCACAAGGATGGAACACACGGATATTCAGAAATAGTAGAACTCACAGTTGAACAACTTCCAACTTACTTTATCTATCCCAATCCTGTTAAAGAAGTCTTGAATTTACAACTTAACCCTTCACAGTCTTATGAAATTGCGATTGTAAATGCAGCAGGGCAAGTAGTCTACCAAAACTCCAACTTAACTCAACTTTCAGATTTACAAATAGATACAAGTCATTTACCTTCGGGTAACTATTGGATACGTATCAATAACGAGATTACTTCATTTATCAAGCAGTAA